Part of the Citrus sinensis cultivar Valencia sweet orange chromosome 2, DVS_A1.0, whole genome shotgun sequence genome, taacaaattaataatcaatgaaataaaaacaaaacccaccaatcaacaattcctttttatatatgaaaaaaataatttctgatGAGctcaataattaacaaaaattccttgattttattactaatatttataaatacataattagttaattacaacaattaaataataaccaattactgaattatataataaactatttagcatatataattaattaattatatagtgTATATATACCGTGAACTAAAAACTGAAATGACTTGGGAAACTTGAAAAAAGTTTAAGCTTGAAACTTGAAAGTGGAAGGTGGAAACTGGAAAGCTTCAAAATTGGGTTCGGCCTTCAAGCAGCAGATCGGTGGCCACGGCTCACGGTTGGACGGACGGGATTTCACTTGGCAGCAGATTGCGGCTTCACTTGGGAGTTGGCAGCAGCAGATCGCGGAGATGCAGACGGCTCACGGCTCACAGCTGGTCGCGAATTCACTTGGCAGCAACAGATCGTGATTTCAGTAGTTGGCAGCAACAGATCGCGTCTTGTGGTGGCTAGTTGCAGACTTGCGGGTTGCGGCTGCCTTGTTCAGTTGTTCAGttgtttgtgtttgtttagTTGTTTGAACTTGTGAGTTGTGATTTGTGGAGTTGTGGCTGAcagcgtgtgtgtgtgtgttaggTTTGCGAGTGAATTGTTGAGACTTGAGTGACTGTGTGCAGCGTGTGTGTGTGCTGTGCAGCGTTTGTGTGTGCTGTGCAGCGTTTGTGTGTGCTGTGCAGCTTGTGACTTCTGTTCTGTTCTCTGTGTGTGCTGTGCAAGTGTGCAGCTTGTGActtgtgttgtgtgtgtgCAACAACGTATGTGTGTGTGGCTGTGTGTTGTGCAGCTTGcgacgtgtgtgtgtgtgctgtGCAGCAGCGTATGCGTGTGTGGTTGTGTGTTGTGTGCAGTGTTGGGCTATTAgcttaggtttttttttttttggaaacccgatcgggtattCGGATCGAATCAGATCGGATAAAATACCCACCCCTAATCACTTCCCCACTTTCCCCCTCCTCCTCCTTTACACAAATGAGACGACCAAAATTAATTGCAAACTAATCTTTGTCTTGTATCTTTACTCTTTTATCATTGCCTGTCTGAACTTGTATCATATTCTTTAACAATACCCATTGCCTCTTTCTTGTTTGCATGCGATTGACCTTCAAAGCCGCCTGTCATATGGAGTTTAGTAGCATCACTCTTCTAGATGCCAATATTGGTTGCATTTGACTGCCACTTGTTGGTCAATCGCAAATATCTTCTCAACAACCGGTGAATGGTAGCTTCACAAACACTATTTGCACCACCACCACAGTCTCGGTGATTAGAAAATGACTGTTTACTGTTTGGCTTGACTCGGTCACTGCTTTGCCCACTGTTTATTTTCGACtttccagttttcttatatatatatttcacaAGCCATTAAAGTCTAATGATTCTCGAGACTTTTTAGGCTGGTGCGAGTGCAAAGCTGGTTCCAGCCGAATCATAATACCCTGTGATCATCAAACTATTGATAATGGCTATCCAAAAGCACTTTCTTAATAGGAAATCAAAGCGGGGCCCACTTCGTTGCAGAAAAAATCTGGAAAATAAAACAGTGAATCTTGACAtttgttagaaaaaaaaaatctatcctTTTCTCAATGACACGTTAGTTGGGACATTACATGTGCATCGTCATCATCTCGTTGCATGTACTGTTGTTAAGAGAAGAATCCAATCAAACGCCAGCAGATTATCATCAAAcatatctttaaaattaatttattatgctGGGTGATGCAAGGCGTTGACGTCATCACCTTGGACTTTTCCACCTTCTCACGACCACCagataatcaataattaacaTGATTtagtagtttatttttatttaaatttttaattgcacttgaatttttttatttaaataatgagaGAATCAcgattccttttttttttttgggttaattttgtcCTGCCCTCAactgtttcaacatttttcacCACGCacccatatattttaaaaatattcactcCACGCGTAATTCTGTTAATTTAACCGTTTATTATAATGGTTAAAGggtaaatttagaaattcatattctaaatattatttgatgatgataaattaaatttatttaataatttaattgatgaaattattattaattacctttaaataaaattttttaatgtaaacattaattattaaattaatattttatctcattttatttttttttaattcaagataaggggtatttcggatatttatttaaattttaaatagctCCGTTAAACAtaacggtcaaattaacgaaattgggtatgaagtgaatatttttaaaatatataggtGCGTGGtgaaaaatgttaaaacaatTGGGGGTAAGACAAAattaaccctttttttttttttgtaaaatcatatatATGGGGGAATGGGAGGCGGTAGAAATGATTTTGGTCCCGCGGAGCAGATGATAACTCTAAAGGGTACTCGAAACACGTAGGGGATGGCGGCCGTGTGATGCCACGCCGTGCTACAATCATCATGAATCATGACCGCGGATGATGCATCTCATGACGTGGCAGGCAATGGCAGGTGAGTACTTTTATTCTGGCCGGACGTGGACTGAAGCAAGCGAATTACTTGTGCCACGTGGCGGGCCAGATGTGTGACATCATGCACATAGTACCGACACGGTTCATCGATTGCGGCATGCGTCGTTTGGTTGGCGCGAGCTTCGGGCACCGTCCTTGAGCGGCTTTTTGTCTTCGCTGTGGGGTACTGTGCGCTGCCACGTGGGCGCGCGATTCAACAAACCAAACTGTGTTAAATTACTTGAGATAATTAAGCCgagaagaaagagaatatattttaagattattgCGCAACCAATCATTAAAGTCTCCAAATGGGCGTGTTTATGGATAACCATTGTGTGAATGCTTGTCTGATTGAAGTTGATGGTTGAAGGGTCTCCAATATAAAGGGTAGAATTTGGAGAACTCGTAATcagattgaaaattataatatcttaaaaatattttaattaatttgtattctaatttaattttattatttatttagagttatattatttaagcatagcttattttaaatgtattcCTTATTTAGgtatgagtttttttttttgttggaaaatgtaggtataatttttgttaaaatagattttctaCTTAAGTTAGGACAGGTTGCAGTtagtacaaataaaatatccttTACAGTTTTTATAAGCAGGCTTTGATATGGATGGCAACCGGGTGGAGTGGAGGTGGGGAGACCTATCTTATTTTCTaccttattaaaaaatttacctctattttttaataaatttagtggggtaGAGATGGAGAATCTCCACGTGGGGAATAATTTTCCCATCTCCACCtcatttctaatttatttattttatagtaaatataaatacatgagttcaataaattaaatacttaaatagttcaataaattaaaaattaaatacttaaataaaatcattatcatattataaagtatttaaattattttaaaaaaatctccaaatgtttgaaataatatcttgaaacaatatcaaaataaaaaatatctccaTTTATCTATCAGCTTACATTTTTTATCCTTCCACTGCATCAATTTCATTGCAGAGCTTTCTTCTATAGAACCACGCTGCATCACTAAGCAtgcttttaaatttcaatttttaattcatacaaattttattttattttactattttctaCTAATATGAAGTTTAGAGTTAGAAAAGTAAGATATCAGTTATAAgcccaaaattatttttgagagggtcaaaagtaattttgaaaagttaaagttaattttagtattttattttgctaaaaACCATGTCTTTTACgacagattttgaaaagtaagagaggagtatttttttaaaatttaattttgaaaatcaattttatactaatataatttcatatatattataaaaatccaaaattattcttatttttagaaaatggaatcattaaatttaaagagataataattattattaccaactaggttatttttttattgcaccAACTagattgagataacaaaaaaattaatagaataaaaatatgtattttatttacagTATTTACCACACACACATGTGTAAAAATATGtagataaattatatttaatattacgTCTATTTGTATTCTTATAgtagtttaacaataagaaaTACTAAATAACTCTGGctacttttaaaattgatagtatttaaaaaaaataaatcttattacaagttaaattaattctttttatagttgattatttttatggtACAactatgaattattttaaaatctataaaaattGGCCCGTAAACTAATTTTTGATCATTGTGtgataatagaattaaaatgatattttctattacgccaaaaaaaaaatgtattttctcTTTAGCAAAGTACAGATTCAAGTGATAGGTAACTACTACGTAGGTTGAATGAATGTTGAATGCCCACAATTACAACCACACAGGTCAAACAACTATTTGATAATTGGAATTTGAATTCCGGACTAGCATTTCGTCCGTGTGTCCCCATGTCTAtttcttcttgtaattttttattttttgtatctttctctttatttcaattttcatacACCGCGTCATAGGGATGACAATTTTTCCCGATGGGATGGGATTCTGCGGGATTTCATCTTATTTGGGACGGGATTGAGATATATTTTTgtcccataaaaaaatttagggacAGGAttgagacattttttttatcccaattaCATATGCGGAATGGGAGTGGGATTGATAAATTCCGTCTCATCCCGTCTCATTACcgattaaaaatgaaaatttttttaattgggatGGGATTCCGCAAGATCCCATCTTTTTTGGAACGGGATTAAGACATATTTTtactccaaaaaaaatataaagacggGATTGGAATATTTTTTCATCTCATTTATATATACAGGATGGGACTGGGATTGGTAAATCCCATCCTATCCCGTCCCATTGCCAACCCTACCGCGTCAGCTTATGCCTGCTATTAATTAAGACGccatactctttttttttcttttttttttttgctggtaAACGTCGCACAACACCTTCAAATCAAACCATTTCTAGACTTTCCCGAGAAAATTTAAGCCGTTTCTTTGGCACCTATTGGATCAGAAAAGACccaataacataaaaaaaaatatcaattcaaTTCACCATTGTCCATGTACGTGTATCAAAcatcaaatataatatataacaaCATGATAATAAGATAGCGTAAGAGAAAGTTGTGCACCGACTGTGGGACAAGAGCGTAGAGGTgacacaataatattaataaaatgagcacataatatatatatatatatatattgacacAAGTTAAACGTCACCAAGAAATTACGAACGCGTAACCAATTGCCTAACTGCCGTTGACGCATGACTCTTTCAAAATGCTCAACTCTTTTATCAtcacctctctctctctctttatatatCATTCTTCCCCCCTACATTATTCTCGGTACCACTCACTACTTAATTACCCttttaatctctctctctctctctctctctctctctctctctctctctctctctctctctctctttgttttttcaaattttaattaaattattctgcaaaataattaataaccatGCAGCAAGCTATCCCCTACAAATCGTGGCAACCCTTTGATCCCCTGAGCCATTCATCGGTATCGACGAGCAGCAAGAGGGCCGTACGAGGGCCTAGCATTAATACCACCGATGTTGTCAGCAGCATGGTGTCCGAGAATGCGGTGATCGTGTTCGCGAAGCGCGGGTGCTGCATGAGCCACGTGGTGAAGCGTCTGCTCTTGGGGCTTGGTGCGAACCCTTGTGTTTACGAAGTTGATGAAGGGGATGACGAGGCTAGTGTTCTGGATGCATTGGAAatgattgttaataataataataataataatggtagTCACGATGATCGTGATCGCCAGAAGGTGCAGTTCCCAGCTGTGTTTATTGGGGGGAAGTTGTTTGGCGGGTTGGACAGAATCATGGCTACCCATATCACAGGTGAACTGATTCCCGTTTTGAAAGAAGCTAAGGCCTTGTGGCTCTGACggatctttttctttttcttcttcttcttcttcttttttgtcttattttgaaaaatcttttcaAGTTGTATTATTGGATTATACATAGGTTCTTTTTTATTGACCTTATTTAGGGGTGATTAGGGAGACGGGGTTTATTCTTTCAAGTTTCAGAACTGGGAATTGATGTGATTTTGTATTAGAGCTAGCAAAAGGAATACAAAATTACCAAGGGATGGATTTTATTCTTGTTcaatctttttcctttcttgtTGTTGATTGGAGGATCGAGTTCAATAGTTTTCCTCAATGggaattttatcttttttgacCGTTTGCTAATTATTAGCTGTTTCCAATAATTACGttttgtgaatatttttttactttatgcAGAGGAAAGAAGGATTGAGATTGAAAtacaaataatgaaatcatcaccattcaaattaattttaaagaaggtaaaaaaaaaaaaaaaaaaaaaaagaaaacatcaaAAGTGAAAATTAGAATTGAGTGAAAGGGTCGGaatcagaaaaagaaaatactctTTCCATCACATGGAGGTTAGTTATGTTTGTCTGTCCCATATGACAAGCTAATGTACCTAACTGACTTGATTTGTAAGCACATCACATGTTGGGCAAatgtttcctttttcctttcactagaaattaaattttttttgttatgtaCCATAGAGCAGGACAAAGGGCAAAAGCACCTCTTCGTTCTTACTTTCTGCAACGCAAGCAACATTATAGTCCAGAAAATTATTAAGCGCGCACCACCACCACCTCCAATCCTCCATATATCGCAActgaaaatgtaaaaatattataaataattgaactaatttcaaataattatttctaattattatcattatttgtgAAATCCTTCTCTaagaaattacattatttCTATTAACACCCACTTGAGAGCAGCAGACTGCACTCGGCTCAGGAACAATTTCCAAGAAAAAGGGCCGAAAAGGCCCAAAACTGGTCCAATATATTATACtggaaaaatgacattttctattttgagTGTAGCTTTTAACAACCCTCTACAATCTTTATAATACCTcttctgaattttattttctgaaatactcccagttttaatttataaaacacataattatatttatttaaaaaataaaagttaaccATCTTCCTATAAATTTTTACTCCAAAAAGGATACGTCTTTTAAGGtttcattataaaatacaaacaaattctaaaatttttaattattttcatctttttatattatctGTATCGCAATAACTcaaaaatcttataattttctttgagaaaatattttctaattaaatgtgaaaatataaatataaattataaaatgtggTGGgtgtaaaaattttgttaaaagaatattttatttttgaaaataaaaaataattaatttgtctttGGTTAGTTaggtaattttaataagaaagataTTTTACGAGGAATTTCGAGGAGCGTAGCGAAGGCCTACTCTTCTGTTTGATATTTTGGTCGATGATATGTAGTCATAGACCTTTCGAGCAGCGGCGGAACGATACTACCGCTCTGGGGTTGCTTCCAACTCtttgaaaactttttaaaagtaaagtaAAAAGTAAATGTTTTTAAGGTAACCCCAActtgttttttgaaaatttgtgaaAAGTAGCGTAAAAATTAAGAAGTTTTCAAAGTAATCcgaaacttatttttttaaaatttttgaaagatgcagtaaaaagataaaaagtgcaaaaaaatttaaaaagtgcaaaaaaatttaaaaaggcGGGCgaagttttttgtttcttttctctcccaaatttataatttataacatGAACTTCAGATTTTACGTTACGATTTACCCGttaataaaaatccaaatttgttataaatatatatatatattcatgaaCCACCTAATTAAACTAGAATTTTGATTATGCGCTTTTGAGTAATTTACTTTTAGttgcaatttttttagtattactAAATCGGGGAAACctgtggtgcaactgtggtacagTGCCACAGTTGTATCCAACCGTTGGATGTCAGTGGACCCCATCAATCTAAGTGCATCCAACGACTGGATATAATTATGATACGGTACTACAGTTGCACCATAGCCTGATATACTAAATCGgtatgtttcatttttttcctctcataTATGTTGACATTAAACATACAGTCAGATCgtatttatcaaaatctatATTACCGTGAGATCAAAATTGCGAAAGAAGCAGCAGGGATTTGTTCCCTAATTAGTTCCCAAAACGTCGAGTCCACGTATgcattaaaaacaatattttgacGAGGGGCTCTGGCTTAGTGGCTGTCATATTCCGAAATTATAACTACAATGAATTCGTTGTAATTATTTTGCACGTTAACCAATCAGATATTTGAAGAGCCGGGCTTAAGGTGAGATTTGATCAAGCTCGATTCTAACAACACGTTTAGTTTCAAACaagttgaattattttatttgagtcttttctttcttatcatTTTGGCTGTCACCTTCAATACTGCTCCTAAGCtgtaagaaatattttaatatgatccAACAATTTGGAATATGTTTATTTGGCCCAATTTTAAACTAACTCACGATACTAAACTCAATTGAAAATTCACCGAAATTTGATTTGCCAATTGGTTTATGGACAAGGATCatcatcttaattttttttttccttctcctaatcttttttaatttaataaatggttgatcttgaattttaaattttgatattaacgatcaattttttttttactttatttacaattaagctaattttttcactaaattttaaaaaaattaagagaaacaaggagagagaaaaactaaggaaaaaaaaaatcttactcCTTTAAATATATGATACAAGGAATCATTAGAGTACAATATGAGCATTTGCTTAGCTTTAGCTATAAagaatataatagaaaatgttTCGAtagttgatagaaaaaaaaagagacatatattagtaataaattaaaatcataaatacaCCTCAACTTTATATACACAAGCACGTATAATGCGAATGATGGGCATATGAGTTGGTCTTGTTGCTGGACATGGAAAATCATAACGGTTTCGAGTATTCGAGTATAACATGCGATCCATTCTTCATAAATCtgcttataaattaataaaattgtaacTTAAATTCTATAATTCATTAATGTGTTAGGTTTATCTACGAACTAGAATTGAATCCTATTCATACTTTAAGAGAAATATGCTAAGGCatgataaattaatcatacagcgcaaaagaaaacaaaaatgaaatagaaaagagaaatacaaataataacatGAATTGATAGATACATATggtaactttaaaaaaattaaaaaaaaaggaaaaataataaaataacgaataaaaacagaaaaagaaagtaatgGCAACACTATCTTCACTTAATGGTTAAGAAAGAACCCCCATGCAAAGCAACGCAAGCCCAACGACAAACCCTAATCCTGCATTCAATCTCCCACCGGCGCCAGTTTTATCATCGGCAGGAGCAGGCTCACTGGCTGCCGGAACCTTCTTGTTGGAACCCTCCGTTGGTTTCTTCCCCTCCGGCGCAGGAGCAGCCGACGGAGATTTAGCTGCCGACAGCTCCTCAGGCAGCAAAACCTTGTCCACTTGGTATACTGCGAGTGGAAAATTTTGCCTTAAGACACTGTTAATGGGAGTCTCAACAACCCCAGATGACACATTCACTTGGTTGCCCTGTCCGGTGAAGTTTAGGCCCCAGACGTCTTGTCCTGAAGCCAGAGTCCTGACGGGGTTGCTGACTAATAAAAGATCGCTCTGCCTGTAGAATTTAGAGGTTACATGGTACAAAACAAGCTGCACTTGCTTCTGGTTGTCGAGGTTGTTTAGGAGACCCTTTTCGAGGTTGTTGAAAGCGTTGTCGGTGGGGGCAAAGACTGTCATGCCTTCGGAGGAGCTGTTGATTTGGCTTTGGATTTGGTTTGCTACTTGTGTGGAGATTAGGAGCTTGATGAATGTCGTGAATTGGCCATTCTTGTCGAGAATTCCCGTCAGATTTACGGGGCCAGCGGGGGCCGGGGCCGGGGCTTGGGCTTGGATTTGGGGAAGGACAAGGAGGAGGACGAGGGGGGCTAATGTTAAGAGAATGTGAGAGGCTGAGGCAGCTGCCATTGTTGATTGATGTGGTGGTGATGATGTGCGGTGAAAGCTAAGGGGATTTATGGGATAAGATGTGGGGGTAGGACTTTGTTGGAATGAGCTGGCTATGGTAATGTAGTTAGAAACTTGAGTCAagaaaaacaacttaaaaattggtatgtttattttatattaagattgaaaaaaaaaagttcaattGGGAGAATAGCCTTTGTATAATTCATGCATATAGCTAATGTGTATGAGTTCACttgagaaattaattaatgaaatttaaagacTTTCTGTGGTTTTGCCAAATGCCTGATATTTTAATGGTAGTTgggtttatttattaatttgattgggGTATCGGATGGACCGTATGGCAGCTAGCTGGCCTCTCTCATCTggcaataaaaaatgaaaaactggACTAAGtcaacattattaattttaaccaATCTATTggccattaatttttatagtaCGCTAGGAGTtgttactgttttcttttttatttattgattctataatttcaatctagaaattgaaaaagaaaccTTGTTTCgcaatagaaaaatatatgaaatgttttcatcaaacaaataatattatcaagtgaaaaaaaaaagtattatatatcaaaacaATATTTCCAAACACCTCTGAATTAACTGCTAATTTCTTGAAAGACAACCCCAATTGGAGCAGATGGTGTATTAGAGAGgctcaataatattattgtttcaataattaagttatttaacCAATGCAATGTGAGGGAGGTTTGAGCTAAGATTGATCAAAGCTAACCCACTCATCTCagattatttaaattcagttTCTGGTGACAAACAGAAAGAATACAAGCGTATATCCTCAATTTGGCAGCCTGGCATTGGCAGGGCATGTGGGAATACGATGCCACCAGCAACTGCTCAGCATGTTTACAAGCAATGATTGATGTGCAggaatatttataaaagagtgTATGTATTATAATTGTGTTTATGGATAATGTTTTTGTTGGTCCCATTGTCAATTTACAACCTCCCCCCAatacaataaacaaaaaatttaattaccatCTAATTAGTTTAGAAGAATTACTTTAATTGGTCAATTAATACTTCAACAagttactttaattttaacttctaATTGGAACAAATGAACAACTTTTGAGACCACAGCTAGCATAACAATTGACATTATACATAGCAagtgacccaaaaaaaaaagactaaacagtaattaattaattagtgacTCAAAACAATCGTATTGAATATTCATTATTAGCTTGATAAGGCGTTAACTGTTGAAGTGTCCCTTACTGCATTCATATCTGTTATTTCTGGCAATACGAGACAAGCACATCAACGGCGGAGCTAAATTTCTTGTTGTCACGATGAAGAAGACTAATTAACGGCCGGATAAGATTAGTTTGCTGGCCTGTCATATTCCATTGGATGCAGAAGAAAAATGGCCAGTGCTAACAACCCTTTGCTTGTATAGAATTAAGAAGTTGTTATTAGTGACAATTTGGAACCAACCTCGCGTGCATTCTCATATTCCGccccattttaaatttaagcaaatcaaatttaccatgatttataataattacgCACTTACATTCTAATTCCTATAGATGAACGGCTTCAAAGTCTGGGGAATATGCCTCAGTAATTcatcttcattaattttatgctAATTTGAAAGGCTTCTAGCTAAGTTCTTCCGGGTAGCTTGCATATATGCATACAACACTCAGAGATGGACCCAGCCAGCTTGTTTAGTGGGGCTCAAAACTCAAAGGGatggaaaattaaacaatCATTGGATATTGGGaactttttttcaaaatgaaaaatagggATGGCTTTTAACATATTTGacaattcttataatactggAGGTGATATttataagttaataatatCGATAATGTAAAGGCCGGGGCTAGCTGTGCaatcaaagaaaaagtatATGTAAATTTCAACTGTCGAAAACAAGCTATAACAAAACTAACAGGCCTCATTTATACCAACACTGGGTCAATCAAATCATACCAAAAATGTATGCTAGGTGGCAAATATATGAAGCATGTGATTTGCATTCATGACACATTTAGAGCGGAAAAAAGCCCAAGCAAAAGAAATACAATATAATGAATCATACAGTAGCGCTGGACGTGCTTCGaaattttcttgtaaaaaACTTTTGTcagtaaaaatttaatggaaaaaaagtATAGTGTACATGCGTCTAATTTCACTGCAGAAGTCCTTTTTCTTATAAGATTGCTCTCCTCCTCGTAAGCTTTCCACTTAATAGTCAATTCGATAGTTTGTTAATACGACGCATGGCGATACCTTATACCATCTTCTCAAATGTTGATGTaggtaaaattttaaaaaacatatctataaaattttttatgcaaCATATGTATCTgttttttataaatctttttattttgttggaaCTCGAGGACATAGAAAAACTTCAGTAAAATGTGTTTTGTTCTATCTCATTTAAATatcttccttttctttgaGTTATGCAACCAACATTATCTTCAGATATCAGATAAGTGGCTCCGCCCATGAATAAATTCAAGGCTTTTCAATAATATTGGAGCATATATTTAAACAACActatatgagatttaatagaTAGAGTTTTAGAAAACTTCTAAGTAGTAATAAGTAAAGATAGGTAAATTGGGTTTCAGTTCCGATTGTTCGGGTTTTGATTTGGATGATAACCCCATTAGGTTGAAGACTTGAAAACGCAAACTCAGTGACACAGTGAGTTTGTGATTGTGGGAGTAAGTGAGCCGTGATTGTGAGATGAGTGAGCAGTGTCAgcaaggggggggggggggggggggggggctgCAACAGTGCGGCTGGGGGGTTGACTGTGCCATTGTTGGTTGGGGTTAGgctacatatatacatatatatatatatatatatactgaaATTAT contains:
- the LOC102622324 gene encoding glutaredoxin-C9-like, with translation MQQAIPYKSWQPFDPLSHSSVSTSSKRAVRGPSINTTDVVSSMVSENAVIVFAKRGCCMSHVVKRLLLGLGANPCVYEVDEGDDEASVLDALEMIVNNNNNNNGSHDDRDRQKVQFPAVFIGGKLFGGLDRIMATHITGELIPVLKEAKALWL
- the LOC102622019 gene encoding fasciclin-like arabinogalactan protein 13 yields the protein MAAASASHILLTLAPLVLLLVLPQIQAQAPAPAPAGPVNLTGILDKNGQFTTFIKLLISTQVANQIQSQINSSSEGMTVFAPTDNAFNNLEKGLLNNLDNQKQVQLVLYHVTSKFYRQSDLLLVSNPVRTLASGQDVWGLNFTGQGNQVNVSSGVVETPINSVLRQNFPLAVYQVDKVLLPEELSAAKSPSAAPAPEGKKPTEGSNKKVPAASEPAPADDKTGAGGRLNAGLGFVVGLALLCMGVLS